In the genome of Fusarium poae strain DAOMC 252244 chromosome 1, whole genome shotgun sequence, the window ctggctggtgcTACTCTCTACCCCTCAGAAATGATTGAATGGGTTCATGCTCCCCACTGCCATGCAGTTCCTGTGATACGGACTACGGAAAAGACAAAATTGGAACTTCACCCTGATAGTAATGCTCGTGGCATACGCCAGTTGGGTCGGCTGTCACCCCTATTCAGAAAAATATGGAATGAGCCACCCGAGACAAATTCTTCCAAGGCAACAAAAGACTCTACCTTTGAGATTGTAAGTTTCCATGTCTTGAGTGAGATGGCGTGCTTATACTTGCTTAGATTTATACCCCTAAAGATGCCCCTAAGAAATGCATCATCCAGGAATTGGTCTCACCACCTGAGTGGAACAAGAAGTTATCTTCACTTGTAGTGACGAGCCGAAAGAAACCTTCACTGTCAACACTGATATGTGGACCTAAATCTGCTGGGAAATCTACTTTCTCACGGTTGTTCCTGAATGGCCTGTTGACGGATCGATCCCAAAAGCAGGGCGCTCGCAGTGTCGTGGTACTCGACCTCGATCCAGGCCAACCAGAATACGCACCACCGGGGACTTTGTCACTCGTTTGTGTAACAAAACCCAACCTCGGCACACCATTCACACATCCTAGTCTCAAAAACTCTGCTTTTACGGTTGTCCGCAGTCACTCAATGGCCTCGGTCACCCCAGCTCCAAACCCCGACCTCTATCTGGCTTGTGCGACAGATCTGTTTGATACCTACTCAAAGCACTACGCTGAAGTCCCTCTCCTTGTCAACACCCCCGGGTGGATTCAAGGAACTGGATTGGGTCTACTCTCTAGTTTGATAGAGAAAATCAAGCCCCAGGAGGTTGTGTATATGTCAGAAGCAGGCCCGTCCGAGACAGTCGACGCTTTGCGTACAGCAACGAAACTCGCATTTACAGAGCTTCCATCTCAGTCATCTGAGTTTACACCAAGAACAGCAGCTCATCTCAGAGCGATGCAGATCATGTCTTACTTCCACTCGCAAAATGCTGCGCCAAAGACTCCAAACTTGCCCGATATACCACCGAGGTTGAAGTGGAACGTCTCGCCACTCTCCTTGAGACCGCCCTTACTTGTGCAATATTCTTCGTCGAAACGAGGCATATTGGGACTCTTGTCATATGACTACCAGTGCTCTCCAGAATTACTGGCTGATACAGTGAATGGGCAGGTGCTGGCTGCAGTCGAGATAGAGGACCCAAAAGCATTCTCCAATTTTCCGCACGAAGGAGCATCGCCACTGCCGGTATCAAGGAGTCCAGAAAATATCCCATTCATTCCCAACTACGATGATGCAGCCTTAGATCCCTGCTATTCCCGGACTATTGGGCTGGTGCTTTTACGCGGCATCGACACGAAATCAGAGACTCTCCAGCTTCTCACCCCAATCCCGCTTGAAGAATTCAGGAGTATTAAGTCGAAAGGAAGGGGTATCGTGCTTCTTCACGGCAAGTTTGATACCCCGAATTGGGCTTACACGGAGGAACTGTATGAGAAAGCGGGGATTGACGAGGGAAACGACATGATGCTTGAAGTTACCGATGAGGACACAGAT includes:
- the GRC3 gene encoding Polynucleotide 5'-hydroxyl-kinase grc3 (BUSCO:19258at5125); translated protein: MSSNKKRRIDEKPPMSALSALQARLREGAASPASTMETGSESDEKSATTSVNRFDALRKNSSQNTAPKSPKKSAVNQYLQRGAGSPASRSRGVAIASESTNTPNPELVGASQTLVREYTSFRLSEQNHRFKTGGVMELKLSNSARILVFGSFGIRVIQGEVRLAGATLYPSEMIEWVHAPHCHAVPVIRTTEKTKLELHPDSNARGIRQLGRLSPLFRKIWNEPPETNSSKATKDSTFEIIYTPKDAPKKCIIQELVSPPEWNKKLSSLVVTSRKKPSLSTLICGPKSAGKSTFSRLFLNGLLTDRSQKQGARSVVVLDLDPGQPEYAPPGTLSLVCVTKPNLGTPFTHPSLKNSAFTVVRSHSMASVTPAPNPDLYLACATDLFDTYSKHYAEVPLLVNTPGWIQGTGLGLLSSLIEKIKPQEVVYMSEAGPSETVDALRTATKLAFTELPSQSSEFTPRTAAHLRAMQIMSYFHSQNAAPKTPNLPDIPPRLKWNVSPLSLRPPLLVQYSSSKRGILGLLSYDYQCSPELLADTVNGQVLAAVEIEDPKAFSNFPHEGASPLPVSRSPENIPFIPNYDDAALDPCYSRTIGLVLLRGIDTKSETLQLLTPIPLEEFRSIKSKGRGIVLLHGKFDTPNWAYTEELYEKAGIDEGNDMMLEVTDEDTDDDHSEDEPEGANGVSDLTQVPWVEVLNGSQRRPVGSRVWRVRRDLGRNNGD